A DNA window from Acropora palmata chromosome 12, jaAcrPala1.3, whole genome shotgun sequence contains the following coding sequences:
- the LOC141859446 gene encoding uncharacterized protein LOC141859446: protein MKRTVLSIGQDICRAATNGEWKLPKHILLCATVRHLYRSKLLTTILARLGHCETYDFGLELETAIAKTLDDVSTTLTPQIIKGEGNEVFHFEWDNMNKITTNIHGSNVVNSTAGIMIQEVKSGFSATDERVHPVYKRDTKRSLKVVDTSETLAPFHIYNRTGPKLPEGATFTPPPENNVEFSKALREYEIWLMTRVAGSKGVKQIVPGFGGFISATGVKPDKKSTIEYLTPIHQPFTDYAVIKELLKRSEEATSEVGQEYVINTFDLGGCMKALPLIWNIPQQYTKHLVSPGPFHTGMNYIGMVTANKCRGSGYSDILIEAGFFTNGCLTSVLKGKAYAKALFCLRTVTEAMERLLLDRFLEEEEVEIPHPVALLNLAQSCDRQNLNLALQDPSTLATLNQFDAFQDKVRSGYLGKTAQFWMSVIDHTRLILMLQFSVRTNNLALFHKCNGDMLVLGIYSYRYLVWLDLFLTNIEASHPGAKKLLKKGGIAVARSLIPGSLSAVDKTMEETFMKFAKSAGGFSGLFSMFGAYQRWCRTTSTRAQYYENMLEMCGLLDDPECPKAGRHRELERAEIKKSEEAVTRTITAIESFTNPFNVADKDHLYSLASGAPVPPEAELDVLQAEQIGKEAKEKFVKERFESGSSEALFFEPIKRQRLKTMEASSKVVKLTASEGKIIQYREQSDLAFVLLVKSQQLDQPIDLAELMKYSLTPVPHSLGTPDGFLNNTNKAAMMHFMLEDVSEEVTYPTESIFIQDGNALFHALNNLPPTFGAICLKILDQMVAKKDFIFSTDSYHPDSIKSQERLRRGYSQKLIVDGPATRKPVDFKLFLANEENKRQLCQLLLRVWGSEVAAKRLEKATRSVVVVDGKAYDLDCISFQVTANEIHELTSNQEETDTRVVLYLKFAAQMGYKSAVVRTPDTDILIILLHHAHALQITIYLDTGMGKHRRLINVSDLAERKGAEYCTAILGLYVFTGEDATSAFKGKGKVGPLKKLHNHQTFNTTFRSLGDDWSVGAEIIDELEAFTCLMYGYAREKSLNTVRSLMLKKMVGEDARLTAKSKVDLSRLPPCRDNLVPHIQRVNHRLASYKRAGQATFWRPKPHDPGQGWEKNDTGSLEPIWSSSPILPPSLIDLIDPSSEEESAVEEETDQELDFSEVFDCDEDDCSTLTSKSVFIGKLIFLQNQ, encoded by the exons ATGAAACGAACTGTGCTTTCAATTGGTCAG GATATATGTCGTGCTGCTACTAATGGAGAATGGAAGCTACCGAAGCATATCCTTCTTTGTGCCACAGTGCGCCACCTCTACCGAAGCAAACTGCTCACTACTATCCTCGCCAGGCTAGGACATTGCGAGACCTATGACTTTGGGCTAGAACTTGAAACTGCAATTGCAAAGACCCTCGATGACGTTTCTACTACACTCACCCCCCAGATAATTAAAGGGGAAGGTAACGAGGTGTTTCACTTTGAGTGGGACAACATGAATAAGATAACAACGAACATCCATGGCTCCAACGTTGTTAACAGTACAGCAGGAATAATGATTCAAGAGGTTAAATCAGGCTTTAGCGCGACCGATGAGCGCGTTCATCCTGTTTACAAACGAGATACGAAACGTTCCCTGAAGGTTGTTGACACATCTGAAACACTAGCACCTTTCCATATCTACAATCGAACTGGCCCCAAGCTCCCTGAAGGGGCTACGTTTACTCCACCTCCTGAGAATAATGTAGAATTTTCGAAAGCCTTGAGAGAGTATGAGATTTGGTTAATGACAAGAGTTGCGGGAAGTAAAGGTGTAAAGCAAATCGTACCAGGATTTGGTGGGTTCATCTCAGCCACAGGCGTAAAACCTGACAAAAAATCCACTATCGAGTACCTCACCCCAATCCATCAGCCCTTTACTGATTATGCTGTGATCAAGGAACTTCTCAAACGCTCCGAGGAAGCTACTTCCGAGGTTGGTCAAGAATATGTTATTAACACCTTCGATTTAGGGGGATGCATGAAAGCCCTACCACTCATCTGGAACATTCCGCAGCAGTACACCAAGCATTTAGTTAGCCCTGGGCCATTCCACACCGGCATGAACTACATCGGTATGGTCACAGCGAACAAATGCCGTGGTTCGGGTTATTCCGATATTTTGATAGAGGCTGGATTTTTTACTAACGGGTGTTTGACAAGTGTCCTAAAGGGAAAGGCTTACGCCAAAGCGTTGTTTTGCCTGAGGACCGTGACCGAAGCTATGGAGCGACTCTTGCTTGATAGATTCTTGGAGGAAGAGGAAGTAGAAATTCCACATCCAGTTGCGTTGCTGAACCTAGCCCAGTCATGTGACCGACAGAACCTGAATCTTGCCCTTCAAGATCCCTCCACCTTGGCTACCCTTAATCAGTTCGATGCCTTTCAAGACAAGGTGCGCAGCGGCTACCTCGGGAAAACTGCTCAATTCTGGATGAGTGTTATCGACCATACCCGCCTGATTCTCATGTTACAGTTCTCCGTGAGGACAAACAACCTTGCGCTCTTCCACAAGTGCAATGGAGATATG CTAGTGTTAGGCATTTATTCTTATAGGTATCTAGTGTGGCTTGACCTATTTCTCACCAACATTGAGGCATCACATCCTGGGGCCAAAAAGCTTCTAAAGAAGGGAGGAATTGCTGTGGCACGATCCCTCATCCCTGGTTCTTTGAGTGCCGTTGACAAAACCATGGAAGAGACCTTCATGAAGTTTGCCAAGTCAGCAG GTGGATTTTCTGGGCTGTTTTCGATGTTTGGCGCATACCAGAGATGGTGTCGAACAACATCGACTCGAGCACAGTACTATGAAAACATGCTTGAGATGTGTGGTCTGCTTGATGATCCTGAATGTCCAAAAGCCGGGAGACACCGTGAGCTGGAGCGAGCTGAAATCAAGAAGTCAGAGGAAGCGGTCACGCGAACGATAACTGCTATAGAGAGCTTTACAAACCCGTTCAACGTGGCAGATAAAGATCACCTGTATAGTCTCGCGTCTGGAGCACCAGTTCCACCGGAAGCAGAGCTCGACGTACTCCAAGCAGAACAGATTGGTAAGGAGGCAAAGGAAAAATTTGTCAAGGAGCGGTTCGAGAGTGGGTCGTCAGAGGCACTTTTCTTCGAGCCAATTAAGCGACAGCGGTTGAAGACCATGGAAGCGTCCAGCAAAGTTGTCAAGCTCACTGCATCGGAAGGAAAG ataATCCAGTATCGGGAACAAAGCGATCTAGCGTTTGTTCTGCTTGTCAAGTCTCAACAGCTTGATCAGCCAATTGACCTAGCTGAGCTTATGAAGTACTCCCTCACCCCAGTTCCCCACAGCCTTGGTACGCCAGATGGGTTTCTTAACAACACCAATAAGGCTGCAATGATGCACTTCATGCTCGAGGACGTTTCCGAGGAGGTAACATACCCAACTGAGAGTATTTTCATCCAAGATGGTAACGCACTGTTCCATGCCCTTAACAATCTTCCGCCCACATTTGGTGCAATATGCCTCAAGATCCTTGACCAGATGGTTGCCAAGaaagattttattttctcaaccGATTCATACCACCCCGATTCCATAAAGAGCCAAGAAAGGTTACGCCGAGGCTACTCACAAAAGTTAATCGTTGATGGCCCTGCAACAAGGAAGCCAGTAGACTTTAAGCTCTTCCTtgcaaatgaggaaaataagaGGCAACTGTGCCAGCTATTGCTGCGAGTATGGGGAAGCGAGGTAGCGGCAAAGCGACTAGAGAAGGCAACACGATCGGTAGTGGTTGTGGATGGCAAAGCATATGATTTGGA TTGCATCTCATTTCAGGTGACAGCAAACGAGATCCATGAATTGACATCTAATCAGGAGGAGACTGACACTCGTGTCGTGCTTTATCTGAAGTTTGCTGCGCAGATGGGGTACAAGTCAGCGGTTGTACGGACTCCGGACACCGACATTTTAATCATTCTACTTCACCATGCACACGCCCTACAGATAACCATCTACCTAGATACTGGGATGGGGAAGCACAGGAGGTTAATCAACGTGAGCGATCTGGCAGAGAGAAAGGGGGCTGAATACTGCACTGCGATACTTGGATTATACGTCTTCACTGGAGAGGATGCAACAAGCGCattcaaaggaaaaggaaaagtcGGACCTTTGAAGAAGCTCCATAATCACCAAACATTTAACACTACCTTCAG GAGTCTTGGCGATGACTGGTCAGTTGGGGCTGAGATAATAGACGAGTTAGAGGCATTCACGTGCCTGATGTATGGTTACGCCCGCGAGAAGTCTCTTAACACTGTGCGTAGCCTGATGTTGAAGAAGATGGTCGGGGAAGACGCGCGACTAACCGCTAAGTCAAAAGTTGACCTGTCCAGGCTTCCTCCTTGCAGGGACAACCTGGTGCCTCATATACAAAGGGTAAACCACCGCCTTGCTAGTTATAAGAGGGCAGGCCAAGCAACCTTCTGGAGACCTAAGCCGCATGACCCTGGGCAAGGATGGGAGAAGAATGACACTGGCTCCTTGGAGCCAATCTGGAGCAGCTCACCAATACTCCCACCATCCCTTATTGACCTCATCGACCCTTCCAGCGAAGAAGAGTCTGCCGTGGAAGAAGAAACAGACCAGGAACTTGACTTTAGCGAGGTCTTCGACTGTGATGAGGATGATTGCAGCACGCTTACTTCAAAATCCGTTTTTATTGGAAAGCTCATATTCTTGCAAAATCAATGA